A genome region from Arthrobacter sp. SLBN-100 includes the following:
- a CDS encoding SIMPL domain-containing protein, producing the protein MPSEADDPTRESSRDEGGNAVEQASDPSDGGAAAGTVSVTGTGTAEAVPDLMVVSIGVECRAESVEAAWSRAGSSSDAVASMFRRHGVAGENIRTTGLNVRADLVWREGEGQSVTGYVAASTLSVRLRAPNSASAAISDAVDAGGNDTRLNGLELTFTDDAEVRARAREAAWLDALRSAQQFALLASARLGRVLSITDTVVPQSPVPLSGMQRAASVEALGVEAGETAVQMAVRVVWELEY; encoded by the coding sequence ATGCCGTCCGAAGCCGACGATCCCACTCGGGAGAGCAGCCGCGACGAAGGCGGCAACGCCGTCGAACAGGCCAGTGACCCGTCCGACGGCGGCGCTGCCGCCGGCACTGTCAGCGTCACCGGAACGGGCACGGCGGAAGCTGTCCCTGACCTGATGGTGGTCTCCATAGGGGTGGAATGCCGCGCCGAGTCCGTGGAGGCGGCGTGGTCCCGGGCGGGGAGCAGCTCAGACGCTGTGGCGTCAATGTTCCGCCGGCACGGCGTTGCCGGGGAGAACATCAGAACCACGGGACTCAACGTCCGGGCAGACCTTGTGTGGCGGGAGGGTGAAGGCCAGTCGGTCACCGGGTACGTCGCGGCCAGTACCCTCAGCGTAAGGCTGCGGGCGCCAAATTCCGCCTCGGCAGCGATTTCCGACGCTGTTGACGCCGGCGGGAACGATACCCGGCTTAACGGCCTTGAGCTGACGTTTACGGACGACGCCGAAGTACGGGCACGTGCGCGGGAAGCCGCCTGGCTGGACGCACTCCGTTCGGCGCAGCAGTTTGCCCTTCTCGCCTCCGCCCGCCTGGGCCGGGTGCTTTCCATTACGGACACGGTGGTACCCCAGTCTCCGGTGCCCCTTTCCGGAATGCAGCGCGCCGCTTCCGTGGAAGCCCTCGGGGTGGAAGCCGGGGAAACCGCGGTGCAGATGGCTGTCCGGGTCGTCTGGGAGCTTGAGTACTAG
- the pheS gene encoding phenylalanine--tRNA ligase subunit alpha produces MTETLPGAAIPNPTDDAAITAAVDQAIAAIAGAATLDELKAVRLAHTGEKSPLSLANREIGKLAKDQKAVAGKLMGASRGRVNKALADRTAELEAENDARILLEETVDVTAAPRRRRAGARHPLSTLQDRVADIFVGMGWEIAEGPEVESEWFNFDALNFKPDHPAREMQDTFFVEPPEAHLLMRTHTSPVQVRSMLERELPIYVLCPGKVFRTDELDATHTPVFHQFEGLAIDKKLSMADLRGTLEHFARQMFGDEAQIRLRPNYFPFTEPSAELDIFHPGAKGGPRWIEWGGCGMVNPNVLRAAGIDPDVYSGFAFGMGIERTLMFRNEVGDMRDMIEGDVRFSEHFGMEI; encoded by the coding sequence ATGACTGAAACTTTGCCGGGCGCCGCCATCCCGAACCCTACGGATGATGCCGCCATTACTGCCGCTGTAGACCAGGCCATCGCCGCCATCGCCGGCGCGGCCACCCTTGACGAGCTGAAGGCGGTGAGGCTCGCGCACACCGGTGAAAAGTCGCCGCTGAGCCTTGCCAACCGTGAAATCGGCAAGCTGGCCAAGGACCAGAAGGCCGTCGCCGGAAAGCTCATGGGCGCCTCCCGCGGGCGGGTTAACAAGGCGCTCGCGGACCGCACGGCAGAGCTGGAAGCCGAAAACGACGCACGGATCCTCCTGGAAGAGACGGTTGACGTCACGGCCGCCCCCCGCCGTCGCCGGGCAGGGGCCCGCCACCCGCTGTCCACGCTGCAGGACCGTGTGGCGGACATCTTCGTGGGGATGGGCTGGGAAATCGCCGAGGGGCCGGAAGTCGAATCGGAGTGGTTCAATTTCGATGCCCTGAACTTCAAGCCGGACCACCCGGCCCGCGAGATGCAGGATACATTCTTCGTGGAGCCGCCGGAGGCGCACCTGCTGATGCGCACCCACACGTCCCCGGTGCAGGTCCGCTCGATGCTCGAACGCGAGCTGCCCATCTACGTGCTGTGCCCGGGCAAGGTGTTCCGCACCGACGAGCTGGATGCCACGCACACTCCGGTGTTCCACCAGTTCGAAGGCCTGGCCATCGACAAAAAGCTCAGCATGGCGGACCTGCGCGGCACCCTTGAGCACTTCGCGCGGCAGATGTTCGGCGACGAAGCCCAGATCCGGCTGCGTCCCAACTACTTCCCGTTCACCGAACCGTCCGCTGAGCTGGATATCTTCCACCCGGGCGCCAAGGGCGGACCGCGCTGGATCGAGTGGGGCGGCTGCGGCATGGTCAACCCCAACGTGCTCCGCGCCGCGGGTATCGACCCGGACGTCTATTCAGGTTTCGCCTTCGGCATGGGCATCGAGCGGACCCTGATGTTCCGCAACGAAGTGGGCGACATGCGCGACATGATCGAAGGCGATGTACGTTTCAGCGAGCACTTCGGGATGGAGATCTAA
- the pheT gene encoding phenylalanine--tRNA ligase subunit beta, producing MRIPISWLREFAEVPAGATAEDVMAELVKVGFEEEDVHRPTDTLQGPIVVGQVLSLVKEPQTNGKTINWCQVRVVPEGQEQTLTGKGIDPSGVQGIICGAHNFVEGDKVVVTLPGAVLPGDFHISARKTYGHLSAGMIASVRELGIGEDHDGILVLSRIGLDPEIGTDAMELLGLYDEAAEINVTPDRGYAFSIRGVAREYAHATGTTFTDPASRVNAPAELSGGYGVKLNDDAPIYGKPGCDRFVARTVRGVDATRPTPPWMVSRLRLAGVRSISLPVDISNYVMFELGQPTHCYDLDKLSGDIVVRRASAGEKITTLDDKERSLDPEDLLITDDSGAIGIAGVMGGAATEVGDTTSNILVEAAHFDEVSIGRSRRRHKLPSEASKRFERGVDWQVAGIAAQRVVDLLVELAGGTADEAGTDVGTAPDSVTIDLPAGFAATRIGIDFTEEQIVTSLEDLGAGVVKNDGGWRVSAPSWRHDLETKEDLSEEVARLVGYDKIPATLPVAPPGRGLTRVQQQRRRLIQALADAGLTEVLSYPFVSKAANDTFGVSEQGAGRSAVKLANPISEEQGFLRTSILPGLIEVAKRNHSRGFRDLALFESGLVFLPAGKMGTGSIPPLGAKPSDQVLDALYDGVPAQPFHLAVVLTGHDSPAAAAHAPRAWDWADALDIARIAGDVLGVELVVSQGSHQAFHPGRAARLSLRTGEVVGYAGELHPKLLAASDMPARSVALELNADALFDAAPDVIVARHISTFPVATQDVALVVPAEVPADDVLAALREGAGELLEEVALFDVYAGKGIEEGKKSLAFGLRFRADDRTLTADEASAARESAVTLAAERFGAVQR from the coding sequence GTGCGTATCCCAATTTCCTGGCTGCGTGAATTCGCAGAGGTACCGGCCGGAGCAACGGCCGAAGACGTGATGGCCGAACTGGTGAAGGTGGGCTTTGAAGAAGAAGACGTCCACCGTCCCACGGACACCCTGCAAGGCCCCATCGTGGTGGGCCAGGTCCTGAGCCTGGTCAAGGAGCCGCAGACCAACGGCAAAACCATCAACTGGTGCCAGGTCCGGGTGGTCCCCGAAGGGCAGGAGCAGACGCTCACCGGCAAGGGCATCGATCCCTCCGGCGTGCAGGGCATCATCTGCGGCGCGCACAACTTTGTTGAGGGCGACAAGGTGGTGGTCACGCTTCCGGGCGCCGTGCTGCCAGGCGATTTCCACATCTCCGCGCGGAAGACCTATGGCCACCTCTCGGCCGGGATGATCGCCTCGGTCCGCGAGCTGGGTATCGGAGAGGACCATGACGGCATCCTTGTCCTCTCGCGCATCGGCCTGGACCCGGAAATCGGCACGGACGCCATGGAGCTGCTTGGCCTTTACGATGAAGCAGCCGAAATCAACGTCACGCCGGACCGCGGCTACGCCTTCTCCATCCGTGGCGTGGCACGCGAGTACGCGCACGCCACCGGAACCACGTTCACCGATCCCGCGTCGCGCGTTAACGCCCCGGCCGAACTCTCCGGCGGCTACGGCGTCAAGCTCAACGACGACGCCCCCATCTACGGCAAGCCCGGCTGCGACCGCTTTGTGGCGCGGACCGTGCGCGGCGTCGATGCCACCAGGCCCACCCCGCCATGGATGGTTTCCCGGCTGCGGCTGGCCGGCGTCCGTTCCATCTCGCTGCCGGTGGACATTTCCAACTACGTCATGTTCGAGCTGGGCCAGCCCACGCACTGCTACGACCTGGACAAGCTGTCCGGTGACATCGTGGTCCGCCGCGCCTCCGCCGGCGAGAAGATCACCACCCTGGATGACAAGGAGCGCAGCCTCGACCCCGAGGACCTGCTGATCACCGACGACTCCGGTGCCATCGGCATCGCCGGCGTGATGGGCGGGGCAGCCACCGAGGTGGGGGACACGACGTCGAACATCCTGGTGGAAGCCGCGCACTTCGACGAGGTGTCCATCGGCCGGTCACGCCGCCGGCACAAGCTGCCGTCCGAGGCGTCCAAGCGCTTCGAGCGCGGCGTTGACTGGCAGGTGGCCGGCATCGCCGCCCAGCGCGTGGTCGACCTCCTCGTGGAGCTCGCTGGCGGCACGGCAGACGAAGCAGGAACAGACGTCGGCACCGCCCCGGACTCCGTGACGATCGACCTTCCGGCAGGCTTCGCTGCCACCCGGATCGGCATCGATTTCACCGAAGAGCAGATTGTCACGTCCCTCGAGGACCTGGGCGCGGGCGTGGTGAAGAACGACGGCGGTTGGCGCGTCTCTGCCCCCAGCTGGCGCCACGACCTGGAGACCAAGGAGGACCTCTCCGAGGAGGTCGCACGCCTGGTGGGCTACGACAAGATCCCGGCGACGCTGCCTGTCGCGCCACCGGGCCGGGGCCTCACCAGGGTGCAGCAGCAGCGCCGGCGCCTGATCCAGGCCCTGGCGGACGCCGGACTCACCGAAGTCCTGTCCTACCCGTTCGTCTCCAAGGCGGCGAACGACACCTTCGGGGTGTCCGAACAGGGTGCCGGCCGGAGCGCCGTCAAACTGGCCAACCCGATCAGCGAGGAGCAGGGCTTCCTGCGCACGTCGATCCTGCCGGGCCTGATCGAGGTGGCCAAGCGGAACCATTCCCGCGGCTTCCGCGACTTGGCCCTCTTCGAGTCCGGCCTGGTGTTCCTGCCCGCCGGGAAGATGGGTACCGGGTCCATCCCGCCGCTGGGCGCCAAGCCCTCCGATCAGGTGCTCGATGCACTGTACGACGGCGTACCCGCCCAGCCGTTCCACCTCGCCGTGGTCCTCACTGGACATGATTCACCGGCCGCGGCCGCGCACGCCCCCCGGGCGTGGGACTGGGCCGACGCGCTGGACATCGCCCGCATCGCCGGCGACGTCCTGGGCGTGGAGCTGGTGGTCAGCCAGGGCAGCCACCAGGCATTCCACCCGGGCCGTGCTGCCCGGCTCTCCCTCCGCACCGGCGAAGTGGTGGGCTACGCCGGCGAGCTGCACCCCAAACTGCTCGCCGCATCCGACATGCCGGCCCGCTCGGTGGCCCTGGAGCTCAACGCTGATGCGCTGTTCGACGCTGCGCCGGACGTCATCGTGGCGCGCCACATCTCCACGTTCCCGGTGGCCACCCAGGACGTGGCCCTGGTGGTCCCTGCCGAGGTCCCGGCCGACGACGTGCTCGCCGCACTCCGTGAAGGCGCCGGTGAACTGCTTGAGGAGGTTGCGCTCTTCGACGTCTACGCGGGCAAGGGGATTGAGGAAGGCAAAAAATCACTGGCCTTCGGGTTGCGGTTCCGCGCCGACGACCGCACGCTGACGGCGGACGAGGCATCGGCAGCCCGCGAAAGCGCAGTGACCCTGGCCGCCGAGCGGTTTGGGGCAGTCCAGCGGTAG
- a CDS encoding quinone oxidoreductase family protein encodes MTHAIVARQAGGPEVLGYADVDKPGPGPGQLLVKVAAAGVNFIDTYKRSGTYKVPFPFTPGSEAAGTVEAVGDGVTGFTVGDRIATAEGINCYADYALVDEDVALPVPAGVDDFTAAALPLQGITAHFLMNSTFKVEPGHTVLLHAGAGGVGLLLTQMLKARGAEVITTVSSDEKEELALDAGADHVLRYEGFAERVRDITGGTGADVVYDGVGKDTFDGSLGALRVRGMLVLFGAASGPVPPMDPQQLRLGGSLFLTRPTIGHYVRDAAERRWRSDEIFAAAAGGNLKVRIGARYPLSQAAQAHRDLEGRRTTGKVLLVP; translated from the coding sequence ATGACGCATGCAATCGTCGCACGCCAGGCAGGCGGTCCGGAAGTCCTTGGGTATGCGGATGTGGACAAGCCGGGTCCAGGGCCCGGCCAGTTGCTGGTCAAGGTAGCCGCAGCGGGAGTGAACTTCATTGACACCTATAAGCGCAGCGGCACCTACAAGGTCCCCTTCCCGTTCACCCCGGGATCAGAAGCCGCCGGCACGGTGGAGGCGGTCGGCGACGGAGTTACCGGTTTCACCGTCGGCGACAGGATCGCCACGGCCGAAGGCATTAACTGCTACGCGGACTATGCACTGGTGGACGAGGACGTCGCGCTGCCCGTACCCGCCGGGGTTGATGACTTCACCGCTGCCGCACTCCCCCTGCAGGGCATTACAGCGCATTTCCTGATGAACTCGACCTTCAAGGTGGAGCCAGGGCATACCGTGCTGCTGCACGCGGGCGCCGGCGGCGTGGGACTGCTCCTGACCCAGATGCTCAAAGCCAGGGGGGCGGAAGTCATCACCACCGTTTCCAGTGACGAAAAGGAAGAGTTGGCGCTGGACGCCGGCGCGGACCACGTGCTGCGGTACGAGGGGTTCGCCGAAAGGGTCAGGGACATTACCGGCGGCACCGGCGCCGACGTGGTCTACGACGGCGTAGGAAAGGACACCTTTGACGGCTCACTTGGCGCATTGCGCGTGCGTGGAATGCTGGTGCTCTTCGGCGCGGCCTCCGGTCCCGTGCCTCCCATGGATCCACAACAGCTCAGGCTTGGCGGCTCGCTTTTCCTGACCAGGCCCACCATCGGGCACTACGTGCGGGATGCAGCCGAACGCCGCTGGCGCTCGGACGAAATTTTCGCCGCTGCGGCAGGCGGCAACCTCAAGGTCCGGATCGGCGCCCGCTACCCCCTGTCGCAGGCGGCCCAGGCGCACCGCGACCTTGAAGGCCGCCGCACTACCGGCAAAGTGCTCCTCGTTCCGTAA
- the argC gene encoding N-acetyl-gamma-glutamyl-phosphate reductase yields the protein MTISVAVSGASGYAGGEVLRLLAGHPDVTIGAITAHSNAGSRLGELQPHLHGLSSRILEDTTVENLSGHDVVFLALPHGASAEIAAQLPEGTVVIDAGADHRLQDPAAWEKFYGSAHAGTWPYGLPELPGQREALKGANRIAVPGCYPTSALLALTPGFAAHLLEPDDVVIVSASGTSGAGKAAKVNLIGSEVMGSMSPYGVGGGHRHTPEIEQGLSNAAGEQVTVSFTPTLAPMSRGILTTATAKVKPGTTAEQLRQAWTDAYDDEPFVHVLPEGQWPATKTVQGSNHAAMQLAFDAHTGRVVVTCVIDNLTKGTAGGAVQSMNIALGLAETAGLDLQGVAP from the coding sequence ATGACTATTTCTGTTGCAGTCTCAGGCGCCAGCGGCTATGCCGGCGGAGAAGTACTCCGCCTCCTCGCGGGCCACCCGGATGTGACCATCGGAGCAATCACAGCCCACAGCAACGCCGGTTCCCGCCTCGGCGAGCTGCAGCCCCACCTGCACGGACTATCCAGCCGCATCCTGGAGGACACCACCGTGGAGAACCTCTCGGGCCACGACGTCGTCTTCCTCGCACTGCCGCACGGAGCCTCCGCCGAAATTGCTGCCCAGCTTCCGGAAGGGACAGTGGTGATCGACGCCGGCGCCGACCACCGCCTTCAGGATCCGGCGGCGTGGGAAAAATTCTACGGTTCAGCCCACGCGGGCACCTGGCCCTACGGCCTGCCCGAACTGCCCGGGCAGCGTGAAGCCCTCAAGGGCGCCAACCGCATCGCCGTGCCCGGCTGCTACCCGACGTCGGCCCTGCTGGCCCTGACGCCAGGGTTCGCCGCCCACCTCCTTGAGCCCGACGACGTTGTGATCGTTTCCGCCTCCGGCACGTCGGGCGCAGGCAAGGCAGCGAAAGTAAACCTGATCGGCTCCGAAGTGATGGGCTCCATGAGCCCCTACGGCGTGGGCGGCGGACACCGGCATACCCCCGAGATCGAACAGGGCCTCTCCAACGCGGCAGGGGAGCAGGTGACGGTCTCCTTCACGCCCACCCTGGCGCCGATGAGCCGCGGCATCCTCACCACCGCCACCGCGAAGGTCAAGCCCGGCACCACTGCTGAGCAGCTGCGCCAGGCGTGGACCGACGCGTACGACGACGAACCGTTTGTGCACGTCCTTCCCGAAGGCCAGTGGCCCGCCACCAAGACCGTCCAGGGGTCCAACCACGCTGCCATGCAGCTTGCCTTCGACGCGCACACCGGCCGGGTGGTTGTCACCTGCGTGATCGACAACCTCACCAAAGGGACTGCCGGCGGCGCCGTCCAGTCCATGAACATCGCACTCGGCCTGGCAGAAACCGCCGGCCTTGACCTGCAGGGAGTAGCCCCGTGA
- the argJ gene encoding bifunctional glutamate N-acetyltransferase/amino-acid acetyltransferase ArgJ translates to MTVTAPLGFRAAGVTAGLKASGNPDLALVVNDGPAKAAAAVFTSNRVAAAPVHWSRQVVSDGRVDAVVLNSGGANACTGPTGFQNTHSTAEKVAEVLGISATDVFVCSTGLIGEQLPMEKILPGVEAAAKALSTDGGPDAATAIMTTDSVPKSALFIGTDADGQEFSIGGIAKGAGMLAPGLATMLVVLTTDALVEAEMLDVVLRDATRVTFDRADSDGCMSTNDTVVLLASGASGAVPSAEAFGSGLTQVCAELARKLIGDAEGASHDIAIRTFNAASEADAETVSRSVARSNLFKAAIFGKDPNWGRVLSAVGTTDAVFEPDQLNVSMNGIQICRNGSIGDDRALVDLEPREVLVEIDLQAGNEEATIWTNDLTHDYVHENSAYSS, encoded by the coding sequence GTGACAGTTACCGCACCCCTTGGATTCCGGGCCGCCGGCGTCACTGCCGGATTGAAAGCCTCCGGCAACCCGGACCTCGCCCTGGTGGTCAACGACGGTCCCGCCAAGGCCGCTGCCGCGGTGTTCACCAGCAACCGCGTGGCTGCGGCCCCGGTCCACTGGTCCCGCCAGGTGGTGTCGGACGGCCGGGTGGACGCCGTGGTCCTCAACTCCGGCGGCGCCAACGCCTGCACGGGGCCCACCGGCTTCCAGAACACCCACAGCACGGCCGAAAAAGTGGCCGAAGTGCTGGGTATCTCCGCAACGGATGTGTTTGTCTGCTCCACCGGGCTCATCGGTGAGCAGTTGCCCATGGAGAAGATCCTTCCCGGCGTGGAGGCAGCCGCCAAGGCCCTCAGCACCGACGGCGGACCCGACGCCGCCACCGCCATTATGACCACCGACTCGGTGCCCAAGTCCGCGCTGTTCATCGGCACCGACGCGGACGGCCAGGAATTCAGCATCGGCGGTATTGCCAAGGGTGCCGGCATGCTCGCTCCCGGCCTGGCCACCATGCTGGTGGTCCTCACCACGGATGCCCTGGTGGAGGCGGAGATGCTCGACGTCGTCCTCCGCGACGCCACGCGTGTCACCTTCGACCGGGCCGACTCGGACGGCTGCATGTCTACCAACGACACCGTGGTCCTGCTCGCCTCTGGCGCCTCCGGCGCGGTGCCGTCCGCCGAAGCCTTCGGCTCGGGCCTCACCCAGGTGTGCGCCGAGCTCGCCCGGAAGCTGATCGGCGACGCAGAAGGCGCCAGCCACGACATCGCCATCCGCACCTTCAACGCCGCCAGCGAGGCCGACGCCGAAACCGTCAGCCGCTCCGTGGCCCGCTCCAACCTCTTCAAGGCCGCCATCTTCGGCAAGGACCCCAACTGGGGCCGGGTGCTCTCCGCCGTCGGCACCACGGATGCCGTTTTCGAACCTGACCAGCTCAACGTCTCCATGAACGGTATCCAGATCTGCCGCAACGGCAGCATCGGCGACGACCGGGCGCTCGTGGACCTGGAGCCGCGGGAAGTGCTCGTGGAAATCGACCTGCAGGCCGGGAACGAAGAAGCCACCATCTGGACGAACGACCTCACCCACGATTACGTGCACGAGAACAGCGCATACTCCAGCTAG
- the argB gene encoding acetylglutamate kinase yields MNTQTRETTSMSDAQDKAGTLIEALPWIQRFAGTIMVIKYGGNAMVNDDLRRAFAEDIVFLHHVGIHPVVVHGGGPQINSMLGRLGIESEFKGGLRVTTPEAMDVVRMVLTGQVGRELVGLINSHGPYAVGMSGEDGGLLRAVRTGTVVDGEEVDLGLVGEVVGVDPAGIVDILDAGRIPVISTVAPEIVDGGDGVAGTARFQPTGQVLNVNADTAAAAVASALGASKLVILTDVEGLYANWPDKSSLISSLTASQLRDMLPGLESGMIPKMAACLKAIDEGVERAHIVDGRLPHSMLLETFTTAGIGTQVVPDEELNA; encoded by the coding sequence ATGAACACCCAGACGCGTGAAACCACCAGCATGTCCGATGCCCAGGACAAGGCAGGAACCCTGATTGAGGCCCTGCCCTGGATCCAGCGGTTCGCCGGTACCATCATGGTGATCAAGTACGGCGGCAACGCCATGGTCAACGACGATCTCCGCCGCGCCTTCGCCGAGGACATCGTGTTCCTCCACCACGTAGGCATCCACCCGGTGGTTGTCCACGGCGGAGGCCCCCAGATCAACTCGATGCTCGGCAGGCTCGGCATCGAGTCCGAATTCAAGGGCGGCCTCCGCGTTACCACCCCTGAAGCCATGGATGTGGTCCGGATGGTCCTCACCGGCCAGGTGGGACGCGAACTGGTGGGACTGATCAATTCCCACGGTCCCTACGCGGTGGGCATGTCCGGAGAAGATGGCGGCCTGCTGCGCGCAGTCCGGACGGGGACGGTGGTGGACGGCGAAGAAGTGGACCTCGGGCTGGTGGGCGAGGTGGTGGGCGTCGATCCCGCCGGCATCGTGGACATCCTCGACGCCGGCCGGATCCCGGTGATCTCCACGGTTGCCCCCGAGATTGTGGACGGCGGAGACGGCGTGGCCGGCACCGCGCGCTTCCAGCCCACCGGCCAGGTCCTCAACGTCAACGCGGACACCGCCGCGGCAGCCGTCGCCTCGGCACTGGGGGCCTCAAAGCTGGTCATCCTGACCGACGTCGAAGGCCTGTACGCCAACTGGCCGGACAAGTCCTCGCTGATCTCCTCCCTCACGGCCTCGCAGCTTCGGGACATGCTGCCGGGGCTCGAATCGGGCATGATCCCCAAGATGGCCGCCTGCCTCAAAGCCATTGATGAGGGAGTGGAACGCGCGCATATTGTGGACGGGCGCCTGCCCCACTCCATGCTTCTGGAAACATTTACGACGGCGGGCATTGGCACCCAGGTAGTCCCGGACGAGGAATTGAACGCATGA
- a CDS encoding acetylornithine transaminase, whose amino-acid sequence MNKIQQPPVVEPVETPVVEHEAPVVELVETKGHAGSEWLARYSTSLMGVFGTPQRVLVRGAGCLVWDADGKEYLDLLGGIAVNALGHANPFVTSVISSQLATLGHVSNFFTSPTQIALAEKLLALTSAPAGSKVFFTNSGTEANEAAFKLARRNGDPAGTGPRTKIIALEGAFHGRTMGALALTAKEAYRAPFEPLPGGVVHIPFGDVEALKAAVDETVAAVFLEPIQGEAGVRPLPAGYLRAARELTSKAGALLILDEVQTGIGRTGKWLASEDAGIVPDAVTLAKGLGGGFPIGALITFGAETSSLLTAGQHGTTFGGNPVATAAALATLHAIESQDVLANVAAVGEHLRSALAAIPGVTEVRGEGLLIGFDLDADVAPAVVQAGLDAGFIVNSPGPRTIRLAPPLVLTTAQADSFLAAFPAILQAAKDAQ is encoded by the coding sequence ATGAACAAGATCCAGCAACCCCCGGTGGTTGAGCCTGTCGAAACCCCGGTGGTTGAGCACGAAGCCCCGGTGGTTGAGCTTGTCGAAACCAAGGGCCACGCCGGATCCGAGTGGCTGGCGCGGTACTCCACATCCTTGATGGGCGTGTTCGGCACTCCGCAGCGCGTCCTGGTCCGCGGTGCCGGCTGCCTTGTCTGGGATGCTGACGGGAAGGAATACCTGGACCTGCTGGGCGGGATCGCCGTCAACGCGCTGGGCCATGCCAACCCGTTCGTCACGTCGGTCATCTCCAGCCAGCTGGCCACTTTGGGCCACGTGTCCAACTTCTTTACCAGCCCCACGCAGATTGCGCTGGCCGAAAAGCTCCTGGCCCTCACCAGCGCGCCTGCCGGTTCCAAAGTGTTCTTCACCAACTCCGGCACCGAGGCCAACGAGGCCGCTTTTAAGCTGGCCCGCCGCAACGGTGATCCTGCCGGCACAGGCCCCCGGACCAAAATCATCGCCCTCGAAGGCGCCTTCCACGGCCGGACCATGGGCGCCCTGGCGCTGACTGCCAAGGAGGCGTACCGCGCGCCGTTCGAGCCGCTGCCCGGCGGTGTGGTGCACATCCCGTTCGGGGATGTCGAGGCACTCAAAGCGGCCGTTGACGAAACCGTGGCGGCAGTGTTCCTCGAACCCATCCAGGGCGAGGCCGGGGTCCGTCCCCTTCCGGCCGGCTACCTGCGGGCAGCACGGGAATTGACCAGCAAAGCGGGCGCCCTGCTGATCCTGGACGAGGTGCAGACCGGCATCGGCCGGACCGGCAAATGGCTGGCCAGCGAGGACGCGGGCATCGTGCCGGACGCCGTTACCCTGGCCAAGGGCCTGGGCGGCGGCTTCCCGATCGGTGCGCTGATCACCTTCGGCGCCGAAACGTCGTCGTTGTTGACCGCGGGCCAGCACGGCACCACGTTCGGCGGCAATCCCGTTGCCACGGCGGCCGCCCTGGCCACCCTGCACGCCATCGAAAGCCAGGATGTCCTGGCCAACGTGGCAGCGGTGGGGGAGCACCTGCGTTCCGCGCTGGCAGCCATCCCGGGCGTCACTGAAGTCCGGGGCGAAGGCCTGCTCATCGGCTTCGACCTGGACGCGGACGTGGCACCGGCTGTGGTGCAGGCGGGCCTTGACGCCGGCTTCATCGTCAACAGCCCCGGGCCCCGCACCATCCGGCTGGCACCGCCGCTGGTCCTCACCACGGCGCAGGCTGACTCCTTCCTCGCCGCTTTCCCGGCCATCCTCCAAGCAGCTAAGGACGCCCAGTGA
- a CDS encoding arginine repressor, translating into MSAQPASPGSSPATKTARQARITAILTGESVRSQAELAALLADDGVQVTQATLSRDLVELGAVRVRGKEGVLVYAVPGEGGERAAKSGVSQEILDARLARLCSELLVTAEASANIAVLRTPPGAANFLALAIDHSVMPSILGTIAGDDTVLLVSRDPLGGQDLAARFLQLAEEAGQ; encoded by the coding sequence GTGTCAGCCCAACCGGCGTCGCCGGGCTCCAGCCCGGCCACCAAAACCGCGCGGCAGGCCCGCATCACGGCTATCCTGACGGGTGAATCCGTGCGGTCCCAGGCGGAGCTGGCAGCCCTGCTGGCGGACGACGGCGTGCAGGTCACCCAGGCAACGCTGTCGCGGGACCTGGTGGAACTCGGCGCGGTCCGGGTCCGCGGCAAGGAGGGCGTGCTGGTGTATGCGGTCCCCGGCGAGGGTGGCGAGCGGGCCGCCAAAAGCGGGGTAAGCCAGGAGATTTTGGACGCCCGGCTGGCGCGGCTGTGCAGCGAACTCCTGGTTACGGCGGAAGCCTCAGCGAACATCGCCGTGCTCCGCACCCCGCCCGGAGCCGCCAATTTCCTGGCACTGGCGATTGACCACTCGGTGATGCCGTCCATCCTGGGCACCATCGCCGGGGACGACACCGTGCTGCTGGTGTCGCGGGATCCGCTGGGCGGCCAGGACCTCGCCGCCAGGTTCCTGCAACTGGCCGAAGAAGCCGGGCAATAA